In a single window of the Phocoena sinus isolate mPhoSin1 chromosome 7, mPhoSin1.pri, whole genome shotgun sequence genome:
- the KCNE4 gene encoding LOW QUALITY PROTEIN: potassium voltage-gated channel subfamily E member 4 (The sequence of the model RefSeq protein was modified relative to this genomic sequence to represent the inferred CDS: substituted 1 base at 1 genomic stop codon): MYFLTVYPKGRSGTVRAPSRTRSKKSLGLDDLGIQDLGQICQPLVSXASMLKMEPLNSTHASTAAPSGPLESHVPGSGSGNGNGNEYFYVLVVMSFYGIFLIGIMLGYVKSKRREKKSSLLLLYKDEERLWGEAMKPLPTTSGLRSVQVPMVLNVLQESVAPALSCTLCSVEGDSVSSESSSPDVHLTIQEEAADDELEETSETPLNESSEGSSENIHQNS, translated from the exons ATGTATTTCTTGACTGTATATCCCAAGGGCCGCAGCGGAACTGTCAGAGCGCCGAGCCGCACACGGAGCAAGAAGTCTCTTGGACTTGATGATCTAGGAATTCAGGACTTGGGACAAATTTGCCAGCCCTTGGTAAGTTA AGCTTCAATGCTGAAGATGGAGCCTCTGAACAGCACGCATGCCAGCACCGCAGCCCCCAGCGGCCCCCTCGAGTCCCATGTGCCGGGCAGCGGCAGCGGCAACGGCAACGGCAACGAATACTTCTACGTTCTGGTGGTCATGTCCTTCTACGGCATTTTCTTGATTGGAATCATGCTGGGCTACGTGAAATCCAAGAGGCGGGAGAAGAAATCCAGCCTCCTGCTGCTGTACAAAGACGAAGAGAGGCTCTGGGGGGAGGCCATGAAGCCGCTGCCCACCACGTCCGGCCTGAGGTCGGTGCAGGTGCCCATGGTACTGAACGTGCTGCAGGAGAGCGTGGCGCCCGCCCTGTCCTGCACCCTCTGCTCCGTGGAAGGAGACAGCGTGAGTTCCGAGTCCTCCTCGCCCGACGTGCACCTCACCATCCAGGAGGAGGCGGCGGACGACGAGCTGGAGGAGACTTCGGAGACGCCCCTCAACGAAAGCAGCGAAGGCTCCTCGGAGAACATCCACCAGAACTCCTAG